A window of Bradyrhizobium diazoefficiens genomic DNA:
CCTGTTACGGCGCGGCCAATGAGATCTATGCCGACCTCGCCAAGAGCAATCCGCATTTCGGCAAGATGTATTCGAGCCTCACCGCTTATCGGGCCGATTCGCTCGCCTGGATGCAGGTCGCCGAGCTCAGCTACGACAGCTTCATGATGCGGATGCGGACGCGGACGTAACTGCGCTGCGAGACGCGAGACGACAAAGCCCCGGAGATGTCTCCGGGGCTTTCGTGTGACTCGGCTTGTCCGCCTATCGTAGGGTGGGCAAAGCGAATCGTGCCCACCGAAATCAAAAAAGATCTGGGGCGGAGCAATGGTGGGCACGGCGCGTTGCGCCTTTGCCCCCCTACGGAAGCGCACGACGCGTCAATTCTCCTCGTCACCGAATGCGGCGACCAGCCTGTCGTAATACTTGCCGACGAGATCGATATTGCCCTTGTTCTCGACCGCGGGCGCCGGCGTCTTCAGCGCTTCGTTGAGCTCGTCGAGCGCTTCCTTCTTGTCCTTGGCCGGCATCTTCTTGTCGGCCTGCACCTGCGCGATCTGCGCCTTGATCACGGCGTCAGTGCCGACATATTTCTTGGTCGCCGGGTCGAAGCCGCCGATCACGAGACTGATGTTGTCGACGACGTTGTTGTAGTCGTCATAACCGGCAAAGCCGTGCTTCCTGGCGACGCCGTCGAGCTGCGCAATCACCTTCGGGTCCGGCGCGGTGTTCTCGGGAAGTTTTTCCGTGATCGCGTCCATGTCCTTTTGCGCAGCGAGTACGCCCTCGATCTGCTTGTCGGTCAGCGCGATCTGCTTGAGCGCGGGCGCCTGTTGCTGTGCGGGCGCGGCCTGGCTCGGGGCCGGCTGCTGCCTGGCTTGCGCGAACGCGGAGCCGGCAAGCGATGCTGCCGACACGAGGCAGGCGACGCCGAACGCAACGAGGCCGGGACGAAGCAATGCGGACATGAGAATCTCCTCGGATCTCTGATCGGCAAAGTCACAAACGGGATTTCGATTATCGCCCTCGACGTGAATGGCCTGTGAACTCGTGACTCCCGGTATTCAACTGCAGAGAGAGCGCGGCTCACGAGCCGCGAGCTGAGGCCGCCGCCATTGAAGCGCGATGAGATTGGGATGAATCGTCAGCGCGCTTTGGATCATTGTTTGAGCATGATCCTTCCGGGAAACCGCTTCACACGTTGCGCTAACGCGGCCCTTCGGGTCCGGATCATGCTTTGGCTGATCCCATGCTGAACGGCGATCGTGACCGAAAGATGCAGCCGGTGCGGCATTCATCCGCACAAACACAAAAACGCCGCCTCGGTTTCCCGAAGCGGCGTTTTCGTATTCTTACATCGAAAGAGGAGAATTCCTTGTCCTTGGCAGGCCTGGCAGCGACCTACTCTCCCAGGGCTTAAGCCATAGTACCATTGGCGCTGAAGAGTTTAACGGCCGAGTTCGGGATGGGATCGGGTTGAGGCTCTTCGCTAGAACCACCAGGCCGGCGAAGGACAAGGAAAACGAAGCAAGCGATCTTTTTGTGTTGGCGACTAGCGCCTCTCACTCTGGTCGGGGTCGTGACGACCCTATGGACACTGAAAATGAGAGCAATCAAGCCAATCGAACGATTAGTACCGGTAAGCTGCATGCATTACTGCACTTCCACATCCGGCCTATCAACGTGGTGGTCTTCCACGGTTCTCAAGGGAATGCTCGTTTTGAGGTGGGTTTCCCGCTTAGATGCTTTCAGCGGTTATCCCGTCCGTACATAGCTATGCTGCACTGCCGCTGGCGCGACAACAGCTCCACCAGAGGTACGTTCACCCCGGTCCTCTCGTACTAGGGGCAAATCCTCTCAACATTCCAACACCCACGGCAGATAGGGACCGAACTGTCTCACGACGTTCTGAACCCAGCTCACGTACCACTTTAATCGGCGAACAGCCGAACCCTTGGGACCTTCTCCAGCCCCAGGATGTGATGAGCCGACATCGAGGTGCCAAACGACGCCGTCGATATGGACTCTTGGGCGTCATCAGCCTGTTATCCCCGGCGTACCTTTTATCCGTTGAGCGATGGCCCATCCACGCGGGACCACCGGATCACTATGACCGACTTTCGTCTCTGCTCGATTCGTAGATCTCGCAGTCAGGCAGGCTTATGCCATTATACTCGACGAACGATTTCCGACCGTTCTGAGCCTACCTTCGCACGCCTCCGTTACTCTTTGGGAGGCGACCGCCCCAGTCAAACTGCCCACCATGCGCTGTCCCGGTTCCCGCTAAGGGAACGCGGTTAGATATCCATAACCATTAGGGTGGTATTTCACATTTCGGCTCCACCATGGCTGGCGCCACGGCTTCAAAGCCTACCACCTATTCTACACAAACAGTCACGAATACCAGCGCAAAGCTACAGTAAAGGTGCACGGGGTCTTTCCGTCTGACCGCAGGAACCCCGCATCTTCACGGGGAATTCAATTTCACTGAGTCTATGTTGGAGACAGCGGGGAAGTCATTACGCCATTCGTGCAGGTCGGAACTTACCCGACAAGGAATTTCGCTACCTTAGGACCGTTATAGTTACGGCCGCCGTTTACCGGGGCTTCGATTCAAGGCTTGCACCTCTCCTCTTAACCTTCCGGCACCGGGCAGGCGTCAGACCCTATACGTCATCTTGCGATTTCGCAGAGCCCTGTGTTTTTGTTAAACAGTTGCCACCCCCTGGTCTGTGCCCCCACTGCCCGCTTGCGCGAGCAATGGGCCTCCTTATCCCGAAGTTACGGAGGTAAATTGCCGAGTTCCTTCAACATAGTTCTCTCAAGCGCCTTGGTATACTCTACCAGTCCACCTGTGTCGGTTTCGGGTACGGTCTAATGTGGAGGCTATTTCCTGGAACCCCTTCGAGGCCCAACCAATCCATTAAGGTCGGACAACACACGGGATTCGTCACCATCCACTGGCTGCAGAATATTCACTGCATTCCCATCGACTACGCCTTTCGGCCTCGCCTTAGGGACCGGCTAACCCTGCGAAGATTAACTTTACGCAGGAACCCTTGGACTTTCGGCGACACTGTCTTTCACAGTGTTTGTCGTTACTCATGCCAGCATTCGCACTTCTGATACCTCCAGGCGCTCTCACGAGTCGCCCTTCGCAGGCTTACAGAACGCTCCGCTACCGCGTAGCCCTTGCGGACTACACCCTAAGCTTCGGCTCGTGGCTTGAGCCCCGTTACATCTTCGGCGCAGAAACCCTTATTTAGACCAGTGAGCTGTTACGCTTTCTTTAAAGGATGGCTGCTTCTAAGCCAACCTCCTGGTTGTTTTGGGATTTCCACATCCTTTCCCACTTAGCCACGAATTAGGGGCCTTAGCTGTAGGTCCGGGTTGTTTCCCTCTCCACGACGGACGTTAGCACCCGCCGTGTGACTCCCGGATAGTACTCTCAGGTATTCGGAGTTTGGTTGGGTTTGGTAAGACGGTAAGTCCCCCTAGCCCATCCAGTGCTCTACCCCCTGAGGTATTCATCCGAGGCGATACCTAAATATCTTTCGCGGAGAACCAGCTATTTCCCAGTTTGATTGGCCTTTCACCCCTAACCACAAGTCATCGGAGCCTTTTTCAACAGGCACCCGTTCGGTCCTCCAGTGAGTGTTACCTCACCTTCAACCTGCTCATGGCTAGATCACTAGGTTTCGGGTCTAATACAACGAACTTGACGCCCTATTCAGACTCGCTTTCGCTACGCCTTCGCCTATCGGCTTAAGCTTGCTCGTTAAATTAAGTCGCTGGCCCATAATACAAAAGGTACGATGTCACCCAGAACGTATCTTGGGCTCCATCTGTTTGTAGGTGTCCGGTTTCAGGTCTATTTCACTCCCCTCGTCGGGGTGCTTTTCACCTTTCCCTCACGGTACTGGTTCACTATCGGTCGCTGAGGAGTACTTAGGCTTGGAGGGTGGTCCCCCCGCGTTCAGACAGGATTGCACGTGTCCCGCCTTACTCGTGGATACATCATCGCATTACTCGTACGGGGCTATCACCCTCTGAGGCCCAGCTTTCCTGACTGGTTCCGATTGTCTTTGATGTATCACTGGCCTGGTCCGCGTTCGCTCGCCACTACTAACGGAGTCTCTGTTGATGTCCTTTCCTCCAGGTACTTAGATGTTTCAGTTCCCTGGGTTTGCTTGAAACCTCCTATGTATTCAGAAGTCTCATACCTTCTCTTGATAACCGGAAATCCAAAACCTCTTCGATCGAAATCTAAAGGCCTAGGCATCTTCCATTATCTGGTCGAACCCCACACCGATGTCTTTCGACAAAGGTCTTGGAGTTCCGGCTATCGAAGGTGGGTTTCCCCATTCGGAAATCCGCGGATCAAAGCTTCTTCGCAGCTCCCCACGGCTTATCGCAGCGTAGCACGTCCTTCATCGCCTCTCAGCGCCAAGGCATCCACCGAACACCCTTAAGGCACTTGATTGCTCTCATTATCAATGTCCACACACTCGGCAGAATGTTGCCTGTAAGAACTGCCTTGCGGCACGCGCCCTCGACGAACGCTATTCTCACAGCCGGACATTGACTAGAAAGACCAGCTTGCTTCGTAAGATCGTTCCGATAGCGAGGCGGTCAAGCTTCGCTAAAAGGATCATTTACAACTCGCATCGTCTTTCAAGTTTGACCTTGAAGGGCGAAGCAAGCGCCGAAATGATCCGGAGATAATGAAGTATCGCGCAACAATTGCTTGCTGCCCGATCCAACTCGGATCGATCTCCTCTTTACGATGTCAGAAATCACGCAACCTCACTGTCCATCCGGACTAGTGGTTGCGAAGTGATGTTTCGCGGACGACGGTCATCATGCCGTTGGCGATCAAGCCATCTGGTGGAGCCAGACGGGATCGAACCGACGACCTCATGCTTGCAAAGCACGCGCTCTCCCAGCTGAGCTATGGCCCCGTAACCAGAAGACGAATGCTCGTTTGATTAGCCCGCCTTCGCCACGGCTACGGCGCGGCAGCCTTCAACTCGAAGGGCTTGCCTAGCCGAAGCAGCGAAGCGCGAAGGCTGGTGGGCCTGGGAAGACTTGAACTTCCGACCTCACGCTTATCAAGCGCGCGCTCTAACCAACTGAGCTACAAGCCCCTAACGCTTATCCTGTTAAGGACCAGGGATCCTGCAAGCCTGCAGCCCCAGCGCGTGTTCGTCCGCGAAGAAAGAGAAACGAAGACGGCGAAATCCCGCCAATGCAGCTCAACGATCTGGCGATCTGTTGGCCGCTGATGTTTCTAAAACGATCCGATAGATAGCAAGCTACCTGAAGGATCATCCTTAGAAAGGAGGTGATCCAGCCGCAGGTTCCCCTACGGCTACCTTGTTACGACTTCACCCCAGTCGCTGACCCTACCGTGGCCGGCTGCCTCCCTTGCGGGTTAGCGCACCGTCTTCAGGTAAAACCAACTCCCATGGTGTGACGGGCGGTGTGTACAAGGCCCGGGAACGTATTCACCGTGGCGTGCTGATCCACGATTACTAGCGATTCCAACTTCATGGGCTCGAGTTGCAGAGCCCAATCCGAACTGAGACGGCTTTTTGAGATTTGCGAAGGGTCGCCCCTTAGCATCCCATTGTCACCGCCATTGTAGCACGTGTGTAGCCCAGCCCGTAAGGGCCATGAGGACTTGACGTCATCCCCACCTTCCTCGCGGCTTATCACCGGCAGTCTCCTTAGAGTGCTCAACTAAATGGTAGCAACTAAGGACGGGGGTTGCGCTCGTTGCGGGACTTAACCCAACATCTCACGACACGAGCTGACGACAGCCATGCAGCACCTGTGTTCCAGGCTCCGAAGAGAGGGTCACATCTCTGCGACCGGTCCTGGACATGTCAAGGGCTGGTAAGGTTCTGCGCGTTGCGTCGAATTAAACCACATGCTCCACCGCTTGTGCGGGCCCCCGTCAATTCCTTTGAGTTTTAATCTTGCGACCGTACTCCCCAGGCGGAATGCTTAAAGCGTTAGCTGCGCCACTAGTGAGTAAACCCACTAACGGCTGGCATTCATCGTTTACGGCGTGGACTACCAGGGTATCTAATCCTGTTTGCTCCCCACGCTTTCGTGCCTCAGCGTCAGTATCGGGCCAGTGAGCCGCCTTCGCCACTGGTGTTCTTGCGAATATCTACGAATTTCACCTCTACACTCGCAGTTCCACTCACCTCTCCCGAACTCAAGATCCTCAGTATCAAAGGCAGTTCTGGAGTTGAGCTCCAGGATTTCACCCCTGACTTAAAGACCCGCCTACGCACCCTTTACGCCCAGTGATTCCGAGCAACGCTAGCCCCCTTCGTATTACCGCGGCTGCTGGCACGAAGTTAGCCGGGGCTTATTCTTGCGGTACCGTCATTATCTTCCCGCACAAAAGAGCTTTACAACCCTAGGGCCTTCATCACTCACGCGGCATGGCTGGATCAGGGTTGCCCCCATTGTCCAATATTCCCCACTGCTGCCTCCCGTAGGAGTTTGGGCCGTGTCTCAGTCCCAATGTGGCTGATCATCCTCTCAGACCAGCTACTGATCGTCGCCTTGGTGAGCCATTACCTCACCAACTAGCTAATCAGACGCGGGCCGATCTTTCGGCGATAAATCTTTCCCCGTAAGGGCTTATCCGGTATTAGCACAAGTTTCCCTGTGTTGTTCCGAACCAAAAGGTACGTTCCCACGCGTTACTCACCCGTCTGCCGCTGACGTATTGCTACGCCCGCTCGACTTGCATGTGTTAAGCCTGCCGCCAGCGTTCGCTCTGAGCCAGGATCAAACTCTCAAGTTGGACTTGAACTTTGAACCGGCTGATCACAACGTTTGACGAGGTCCCACCATTTTTCATCGACCGAAATCGACGAGCTGCCTGCGATTCACATCGCTGGCAACGATGGTGTAACCTTTAAAACGTGTACCGCCGAAGTCTTTCGTCCGGTCTCGATCAGAAAAGCCGAGGCTTTTCAGAAGCGAGACCCGCAAGGACTCCGCCGTCCACGTTTCTCTTTCTTCATCTTCACTTGTCAAACAGCCCGAGACCCTGGAGGCCTCAACCTTCCCCGAGGGGAAGGGTTCCGACACCCTTACCGACGATGAATGAACTCCAACCGACTTGTGTCGGCTGTTGTGTCACTCAACAAGGTGAGGAGCATCAGTGGCGCGTTCGCTCGCCTTGGTCAGTGACCCGGCGGCGCCGCGCTCAGTGGTTGGGGTTATAGTCCCCACCGATCGGGATTGTCAACGCCCATCGTCAACAAATCGTCGCACAGTGGATCGTCGGGAAAAATCACACGTTTCCAGTTGGTTAGAGAGGTCGAAGACAGCCGGGCCGGCGCTGCTTGGAGAAAAAGCTCAAAAAAAGTTCGGGCTTCTGGAGGCTGCGGAAGCACGCCGGAGGCGGCTTGCTGCGTCCTCCAGCGAGGACCCGGCCACGCGGCCGTTCAGGAAACTTTTTCCATGACAGGCGCCGTACTTGAGCCACAATCCCGCGGCGTTCTGGTATCAGACGAGCTTGAATCGCCGGATGCCAGTGGGGGCTGCCGGCGGTTTTCATGGGGTCAGAGGAAGGCCATCTTGCAGATGACGCGGCCTTCCCCGGACCTTCGAGAGACATCGAGAGAGCTTTACCCGTCCAGTTGTTCGTAAATTCGGCCGGCCCCGTCGCGGGCCTTCTGGGCGCGGACGTCTGTGCGGCTTGCCTTTTTCCGGCGATCCCCCTTCAAGAGGGCGACCAGGACAAGGTTCGAAACGGGCTTCTTGGGTCGTTGATTGGGGGACTTGAGTGAACCACAGGACGTCACGCGGCGCTTATGGGCGTGAGACCGGGATCATCGATCTCGGCCACGAGCCGCCGCTGTCCGTCGATGGTTCTGAGGCCGCCGTGATCGACCGCCGCCGCGTCTCGGTGCAATGGTTCAGCGGGACAATCCTGACCGGACTCTGCGGCGCAGCCCTGATCGGCGGCGCCGTTTTCGCATCGCTCGACGGCGAGATGACCTTCGCCAAGGTGCCGGAGCGGGTCGAGGGCGCGCTGCGCGGTGCATTCGGCGCCGCCGATCGCGCCGCCACGCTGCACAAGAGCGACCGCCTGCCGCCGCCGAGCGAATCCACGGCGTCCCGCAATATCGTGCGCGTCTCCACGGTCGCCCGCGTCGGCAACCGCGACGTGATGCGGGTGCGTCCCTTCGTCCGGATCGCCGGCAATCTGTCGATGACGACGAGCGATCTGTCGGCGAAAATCCCGCCGTTCAACGCCCAGCGCCTGCTCACCGATGTCGGCTCCGATCCGAAGACGGCAGCGGAAGACCCGAACAATCCGGAAGCCGTCGAGCCCGACGCGGAAGTCTCCTTCGTCACCAAAGACCTGTCGCCGGTGCTGCCGAAAGCCAAGATTTCCGCGGTGGTGGCACTCGACGACATCCTGATGCGGGTGCGCGACGCCGCCAATTGGCGCGGCAATGGCGGGGTGCGCTACGCCTCGCTCGCCAACGCCGCCGCCGACATTTCCGGCACGACCGGCCCCTCCGAGATCCGAAGCGCCTACGCCGCCGAAGCCTCGCCGTCCGATCCCTATGCCGGCTTCGAGACGCGCGTGGTGCCGGAGAACGTCACGCTGCTGCCCAAGACCAAGGAGCAGATCACCGGCGGCAATCCCAACGGCGAACGCGTCCACCTGGTCAGGAAGGGCGACAGCGTCGCCTCGGTGCTGCGCGATCTCGGCGCGAACGCCGACGAGATCAAGGCGATCACCGCGACGCTCGGGCCCCGCGGCCGCGACGGCGGCCTCAAGGAGGGCGAGAAGCTCCGCATCCTGATGGCGCCCGCGAGCCCCGGCGCCCGCCTCCAGCCCTACCGCGTCATTGTCGCCAACGAGACCGTGGTCGAGGCGGTCGCGGCGCTGTCCGATCTCGGCAAATACGTCGCGGTCGACGTCTCCAGCATGAACACCGTCGCGGACGCTACGGCCAACGCCAACAGCGACGACGATGAGGAGGATGACGGCTCCGGCGTCCGGCTCTACGAGAGCATCTACGAGACCGCGATGCGCAACAAGGTGCCGATGCCGGTCATCGACGACATGATCAAGATCTATTCCTACGACGTCGATTTCCAGCGCAAGGTGCAGCCCGGCGATTCCTTCGACGTGTTCTACGCCGGCGAGGACGAGGGCGTGACGTCGAGCGAAAAGAACGAGGTGCTGTTCGCCTCGCTCACGGTCGGCGGCGAGACCAAGAAATACTACCGCTACCAGAGCCCCGACGACGGCGTCGTCGACTACTATGACGAGACCGGCAAGAGCGCGAAGAAGTTCCTGGTCAGGAAACCGGTCAACAACGCCATCATGCGCTCCGGCTTCGGCGGCCGCCGCCACCCGATCCTGGGCTTTGTGAAGATGCATACCGGCGTCGACTGGGCCACCGCCTACGGCACGCCGATCTTCGCCTCCGGCAACGGCGTGATCGAGAAGGTCGGCCCCGAGGGCGGCTACGGCAAGTACATCCGCATCAAGCACGCCAACGGCTACGAGACCGCCTATGGCCACATGTCGGCCTTCGCCAAGGGCATGGAAGTCGGCAAGAAGGTGCGGCAGGGCCAGGTGATCGGCTTCGTCGGCTCGAGCGGCATGTCGACCGGCCCGCACGTCCATTACGAGATCCTGGTCAACGGCCGCTTCGTCGATCCGATGCGCGTGAAGCTGCCGCGTGGCCGTTCGCTCGAGGGCCCGTTGCTCGCAAGCTTCGAGAAGGAGCGCGACCGGCTCGAGGGCATGATGAGCGGCCGGAGCGGCGCCATCGCCCGCATGTCGGATGCAACCGGTGGGCCGTTGCAGGTCACCAACCGGTAAATCGGTCGGGCCGACCCCGTGGCTCGGCCGGGCGCCCTCCCCCTTTCATTCAATTTCGGTGGAACCGCGGGGAACACGCTGGGGAGTGGCCCAGTTGTTTTTGGATGAGGGGGCGGAGTTCAAGGAGGAATGTCATGGACAACTGGACGAGCGCAAAATGGTGCGACGTCGCGAACCTGATCCTCGGCGCATTCCTGTTCTTCTCGCCCTGGATTTTCGGTTTCGATGCCGGACCGGCCTCTCAGAACGCGTATGTCGCGGGCATCGTGATTGCGATCCTGGCCATCGCAGCGCTCGCAGCCTTCGCGGTGTGGGAGGAGTGGCTCAACCTGATCGTCGGCCTGTGGACTCTCGTTGCGCCTTGGGTGCTCGGGTTCCAGGGCGCCAAGACGGCAATGACCGTTCACGTCGCGGTCGGCATTCTGGTCGCCGTGCTTGCTGCAGTCGAGATCTGGATCATGTCCCAGAACCCGCCGCGGCTGACGACGAGCCGATAACGATCAACGTCCCACCCGCACCACTCCGTGGGCGCGTGGGACGTCAGCTCGACCACGATCCGCGCGCTGGCGTTAGGGAATCACCGACGCCCGCGCGACGGCCCTCGTTAAGCCCGGGCGGAGCTGCAGTGAGCAGCAGGTAAGCCGGCAATCAGCCGAACATTATCAGAGACGCGATGGCATGAGAGGCCGTAGGGCCGCACCGCCTTGCCGCACTACAACGTCAAGTTTCGTTTGCCAAAGCGGCGTGACGTGCGAATATTCTCCAGAAAATGGGGAGGTCACGCCATGAAAACCAGGCTCGCCTGCGCAGCCATCGCCGCTGCGCTTTTCGCCGCCACGAGTGCATCGGCCGAGAGCTGGGAGGTCACGAAGCTCGTCCCCGGCTCGGCATTCCATGGCGTACACGGGCTCGGCATCGACAAGGCCGGCCATCTGTTCGCCGGCAGCGTCGCGGGCGCGGCGCTCTACCAGGTGGACATCGCGTCCGGTACCGCCAAGGTTGCAATCCCTTCTCCCGTGGGCATGGCCGACGACATCGCGTTTGCGCCCGACGGCACCATGGCCTGGACCGGATTCCTGACCGGCGATCTCTATGCGCGCAAGGGCGACGGCCCGATTAAGAAGCTCGCTGGCGGCCTTCCCGGCATCAACTCGCTCGCCTTCCGCAAGGACGGCAGGCTCTACGCCACCACCGTCTTCCTCGGCGACACGCTCTATGAGATCGACATCGAGGGCGTCAAACCGCCGCGCCAGATCATGGAGAAGATGGGCGGCCTCAACGGCTTCGAGTTCGGTCCCGACGACAAGCTCTACGGTCCGCTCTGGTTCAAGGGTCAGGTCGCGAAAGTCGACGTCGACAAGGCCGAGCTGACCGTCGTCGCCGACGGCTTCAAGGTCCCGGCCGCGGTGAACTTCGATTCCAAGGGCAATCTCTTTGTGGTCGACACCGCGCTCGGGCAGCTCGTCCGGGTCGATCCCAAATCAGGCAGCAAGACCGTTGTCGCGCAATTGAAGCCGTCACTGGATAACCTCGCGATCGACGACAAGGATCGCATCTACGTCTCCAACATGGCCGACAACGGCATTCAGGAGGTCGATCCGGCGACCGGCCAGGCCAAGCAGATCATCATCGGCAAGCTCGCCTTGCCCGGAGGTATCGCCGTCACCTCAGAGAACGGCAAGGATACGATCCACGTCGCCGACGTGTTCGCCTATCGCACCGTGGACGGCGCGACCGGCGAGGTCACCGAGAAGGCGCGCATGCACGCCGCAGGCATCACCCTCGAATATCCGATGAGCGCGACGGCAACGGGCAACGACGTGATCCTGTCGAGCTGGTTCACCGGCACCGTGCAGGTGATCGACGCCAAGACCGGCGCAACGCGCGACATCCTGCACGGCTTCAAGGCGCCGCACGACGCGATCGTTCTCGCCGACGGCAGCATCCTGGTGGCCGAGCTCGGTACCAAGTCGCTGGTCAAGGTGAGCGGCGAGCACGGCAAGGACCGCAGCACGCTGATCGGCGACCTCGAGGGCCCGGTCGGGCTCGTTCGCGGGAAGACTGACGAGGTCTACGTCACCGAGGCCCTTGCGGGCGCCGTGTCCCGGATCGACAGCAACGGCGAGAAGACTGTCCTCGCCAAGGAGCTGAAAATGCCCGAAGGCATCGCGCGCGGCAGCGATGGCCAACTGGTCGTGGCGGAAGTCGGCGCCAAGCGGCTGATCAAGATCGCGCCTGACAGCGGTAAAATCACCGAGATCGCGGCCAATCTTCCGATCGGTCTGCCGGCTGTGACCGGCGGCTTGCCGACCAACATTCCGACGGGCGTCGCGATCGGCGGAACGGGTACGGTCTACTTCAGCTCGGACATTGAGAATGCGATCTACAAGGTGGTGAAGAAGTAGCATCCGCCGGACCAGCACTGACCGCGGAACCCGCACGCAGGTTTCCGGTTAGACGCCGAGGGAAGCCGACCAGCAGGAGGATCGCCCATGACGCGCCTCTCACGCGATGATGTCGTCAAGGCCGTGGACCGGGCCGACGACGTCACGATTGCCCAGATCATCGGAACCGGCGCGA
This region includes:
- a CDS encoding M23 family metallopeptidase, whose product is MNHRTSRGAYGRETGIIDLGHEPPLSVDGSEAAVIDRRRVSVQWFSGTILTGLCGAALIGGAVFASLDGEMTFAKVPERVEGALRGAFGAADRAATLHKSDRLPPPSESTASRNIVRVSTVARVGNRDVMRVRPFVRIAGNLSMTTSDLSAKIPPFNAQRLLTDVGSDPKTAAEDPNNPEAVEPDAEVSFVTKDLSPVLPKAKISAVVALDDILMRVRDAANWRGNGGVRYASLANAAADISGTTGPSEIRSAYAAEASPSDPYAGFETRVVPENVTLLPKTKEQITGGNPNGERVHLVRKGDSVASVLRDLGANADEIKAITATLGPRGRDGGLKEGEKLRILMAPASPGARLQPYRVIVANETVVEAVAALSDLGKYVAVDVSSMNTVADATANANSDDDEEDDGSGVRLYESIYETAMRNKVPMPVIDDMIKIYSYDVDFQRKVQPGDSFDVFYAGEDEGVTSSEKNEVLFASLTVGGETKKYYRYQSPDDGVVDYYDETGKSAKKFLVRKPVNNAIMRSGFGGRRHPILGFVKMHTGVDWATAYGTPIFASGNGVIEKVGPEGGYGKYIRIKHANGYETAYGHMSAFAKGMEVGKKVRQGQVIGFVGSSGMSTGPHVHYEILVNGRFVDPMRVKLPRGRSLEGPLLASFEKERDRLEGMMSGRSGAIARMSDATGGPLQVTNR
- a CDS encoding SPW repeat protein, which codes for MDNWTSAKWCDVANLILGAFLFFSPWIFGFDAGPASQNAYVAGIVIAILAIAALAAFAVWEEWLNLIVGLWTLVAPWVLGFQGAKTAMTVHVAVGILVAVLAAVEIWIMSQNPPRLTTSR
- a CDS encoding SMP-30/gluconolactonase/LRE family protein, which encodes MKTRLACAAIAAALFAATSASAESWEVTKLVPGSAFHGVHGLGIDKAGHLFAGSVAGAALYQVDIASGTAKVAIPSPVGMADDIAFAPDGTMAWTGFLTGDLYARKGDGPIKKLAGGLPGINSLAFRKDGRLYATTVFLGDTLYEIDIEGVKPPRQIMEKMGGLNGFEFGPDDKLYGPLWFKGQVAKVDVDKAELTVVADGFKVPAAVNFDSKGNLFVVDTALGQLVRVDPKSGSKTVVAQLKPSLDNLAIDDKDRIYVSNMADNGIQEVDPATGQAKQIIIGKLALPGGIAVTSENGKDTIHVADVFAYRTVDGATGEVTEKARMHAAGITLEYPMSATATGNDVILSSWFTGTVQVIDAKTGATRDILHGFKAPHDAIVLADGSILVAELGTKSLVKVSGEHGKDRSTLIGDLEGPVGLVRGKTDEVYVTEALAGAVSRIDSNGEKTVLAKELKMPEGIARGSDGQLVVAEVGAKRLIKIAPDSGKITEIAANLPIGLPAVTGGLPTNIPTGVAIGGTGTVYFSSDIENAIYKVVKK